In Verrucomicrobiia bacterium, a genomic segment contains:
- a CDS encoding heme-copper oxidase subunit III yields the protein MSSAAMEIPYTVTPRRETGLYNGKLGIWMFIASEVMLFGALFSSYAALRTGADYWPTRMMSLAMGTMNTAILISSSILVVMGWTALKLKQFDKFKLYQGLTLLCAVVFLCIKGLEYRQKFIHYEVWLTDQAVAKLTAAHPHHEQWLKEPGVFPGRRSITGHLEGNPWLLTHKQLKAKGIQEIAIYPDVAAGGHAEPIKIAVSDIFRMTAYAPAHSSYFAIYYALTGLHALHVIGGIIVMFYLWGPGRRMWFSEPERFTNRIECSVVYWHFVDFVWLIVFPLFYLF from the coding sequence ATGTCTTCGGCAGCGATGGAAATCCCCTACACGGTGACGCCCCGGCGCGAAACCGGTTTGTACAACGGCAAGCTGGGCATCTGGATGTTTATCGCCTCGGAGGTGATGCTCTTCGGCGCCCTGTTTTCCTCCTACGCCGCCCTGCGCACCGGCGCGGACTACTGGCCCACGCGCATGATGAGCCTGGCCATGGGCACTATGAACACCGCCATCCTCATCTCCTCCAGCATCCTGGTGGTCATGGGGTGGACGGCCCTCAAGCTCAAGCAATTTGACAAGTTCAAATTGTACCAGGGGCTGACCCTCCTATGTGCCGTGGTGTTTCTCTGCATCAAGGGCCTGGAGTACCGCCAGAAATTCATCCACTATGAAGTCTGGCTCACCGACCAGGCGGTGGCCAAACTCACCGCCGCCCACCCCCACCACGAGCAATGGCTCAAGGAGCCGGGCGTCTTCCCCGGCCGCCGCAGCATCACCGGCCACCTCGAGGGAAATCCCTGGCTGCTCACCCACAAGCAGCTCAAAGCCAAGGGCATCCAGGAAATCGCGATTTACCCCGACGTCGCCGCCGGCGGACACGCCGAGCCGATTAAAATTGCGGTCAGCGACATTTTCCGCATGACGGCCTATGCCCCGGCCCACAGCAGTTATTTTGCCATCTACTACGCCCTGACCGGCCTGCATGCCCTCCACGTCATTGGCGGCATCATCGTCATGTTCTACCTCTGGGGACCGGGCCGCCGCATGTGGTTCTCTGAACCGGAGCGCTTCACCAACCGCATCGAGTGCTCGGTGGTGTACTGGCATTTTGTGGACTTCGTCTGGCTGATTGTCTTTCCGTTGTTTTACCTCTTTTAG
- a CDS encoding cbb3-type cytochrome c oxidase subunit I yields the protein MQSDTATVEHAHTAPHGSEAHAAHHPPLSFWRRYIFSVDHKVVGIQYGITALVFMLIGFFLMLLMRWQLAYPGQPIPVFGPILEAVLGDVARGGRMTPDLYNSFGAMHGTIMVFLAVVPMIVGALGNYLVPLQVGAPDMAFPRLNMMSYHIYFWGGVVMLVSFFIPGGAAQSGWTSYSPLAVVVPTMGQTFWLIGMVLLITSSLLGSINIITTIIQLRAPGLTWMRLPFFVWAQLVTNFLLLLAFPPLEAAGIMQLMDKVLGTSFFMPSGLVVGGQPMDISGGGSPLLYQHLFWFLAHPEVYVLILPALGTLAEVISTNTRKAIWGYRLMVYSSLALGFLSMIVWAHHMYLTGMGTRLSTFFQTTTMIISIPSVIIITCFFVSLWGGSIRFNTPMLFALAFLPMFGIGGLTGLPLGFSFSDIHLHDSYYVIGHFHYVVAPGTIFAIFAAIYHWYPKATGRFMNEFWGRVHFVLSFIFMNLVFFPMFLQGIYGMSRRMSDGGATYAQADNLAVVGLPQWVVDLNINITHAAIGLMLAQIPFIINFFWSLRHGEPVKSDNPWQSTTLEWQTPTPPGHGNFLEPVRVYRSAYEYSIPGRSADFTPQNQPQPAQ from the coding sequence ATGCAGTCGGACACAGCCACGGTCGAACACGCGCACACTGCGCCGCACGGGTCTGAGGCTCATGCGGCGCACCATCCGCCGCTGAGTTTCTGGCGGCGCTACATCTTCTCGGTGGACCACAAGGTGGTGGGCATCCAGTACGGCATCACCGCGCTGGTCTTTATGCTCATCGGCTTTTTCCTGATGTTGCTCATGCGCTGGCAACTGGCCTATCCCGGCCAGCCCATCCCGGTGTTCGGCCCCATCCTCGAGGCCGTGCTCGGCGACGTGGCCCGGGGCGGGCGGATGACCCCCGATTTGTACAACTCCTTTGGGGCCATGCACGGCACCATCATGGTGTTTCTGGCCGTGGTGCCCATGATTGTCGGCGCGCTGGGCAACTACCTCGTCCCCCTTCAGGTGGGCGCGCCCGACATGGCCTTCCCCCGCCTGAACATGATGAGCTACCACATCTACTTTTGGGGCGGGGTGGTCATGCTGGTCAGCTTCTTCATCCCCGGCGGCGCCGCCCAATCGGGGTGGACCAGCTACTCCCCGCTCGCGGTGGTGGTCCCCACCATGGGCCAGACCTTCTGGCTCATCGGCATGGTCCTGCTCATCACGTCCTCCCTGCTGGGCTCCATCAACATTATCACCACCATCATTCAACTGCGCGCGCCCGGCCTGACCTGGATGCGCCTGCCTTTTTTTGTGTGGGCCCAACTGGTCACCAACTTCCTGCTGCTTCTGGCCTTTCCGCCCCTGGAAGCCGCCGGCATCATGCAGTTGATGGACAAGGTGCTCGGCACCAGTTTCTTCATGCCCAGCGGCCTGGTGGTCGGCGGCCAGCCGATGGACATCTCCGGCGGCGGCAGCCCCCTGCTCTATCAACATCTCTTCTGGTTTCTGGCGCACCCCGAGGTCTATGTGCTCATCCTGCCGGCGCTGGGCACGCTGGCGGAGGTCATCTCCACCAATACGCGCAAGGCCATCTGGGGCTACCGCTTGATGGTGTACAGCTCCCTGGCGCTGGGATTCCTCTCCATGATCGTCTGGGCGCATCACATGTACCTCACCGGCATGGGAACCCGCCTGAGCACCTTCTTCCAAACCACCACGATGATCATTTCCATCCCCTCGGTCATCATTATCACCTGTTTCTTTGTCTCGCTGTGGGGCGGCTCCATCCGCTTCAACACCCCCATGCTCTTCGCGCTGGCCTTCCTGCCCATGTTCGGCATCGGCGGCCTGACCGGCCTGCCGCTGGGATTCAGTTTCAGCGACATTCATCTGCACGACAGTTACTACGTCATCGGGCACTTCCATTACGTTGTGGCCCCCGGCACCATCTTTGCCATCTTTGCCGCCATTTACCACTGGTATCCCAAGGCCACAGGCCGCTTCATGAATGAATTCTGGGGACGCGTGCACTTTGTGCTCTCCTTCATCTTCATGAACCTGGTGTTCTTCCCCATGTTCCTCCAGGGCATCTATGGCATGAGCCGCCGCATGTCGGACGGCGGAGCCACCTATGCGCAGGCCGATAATCTGGCGGTGGTGGGCCTGCCACAGTGGGTGGTGGACCTGAACATCAACATCACCCACGCCGCCATCGGCCTGATGCTGGCCCAAATCCCCTTCATCATTAATTTCTTCTGGAGCCTGCGCCATGGCGAGCCGGTGAAATCTGACAACCCCTGGCAATCCACCACCCTGGAATGGCAGACGCCCACGCCGCCCGGCCACGGCAATTTCCTCGAACCGGTGCGCGTCTATCGCAGCGCGTATGAGTATTCCATCCCCGGCCGCAGCGCCGACTTCACCCCGCAAAACCAGCCTCAACCCGCTCAGTAA
- the cyoE gene encoding heme o synthase produces the protein MNSEIVISSPSRSRWWDAASLSTLAELTKARLNSLVLLTTAAGYYLGSEGALDAWGLARALGGTGLLAGGAAVLNQYLEREFDARMTRTAHRPLPAGRVKPETALLLGGLLSLAGLVYLAAEVNLLTAFLGAVTLITYLFIYTPLKRRTIWNTVVGAVPGALPPVMGWVAAQGRLDWGALAVFAILFFWQVPHFLAIAWLYRDDYARGGYVMLPVVDPQGARTARHALHYTVAMTTASIFPSLLGLTGGLYLAGALFLGALFLSATLWFARRMHRTSARALFLASILYHPVLVGLMVWDKI, from the coding sequence ATGAATTCAGAAATTGTAATCTCTTCCCCTTCTCGCAGCCGCTGGTGGGATGCGGCCTCGCTTTCCACCTTGGCTGAATTAACCAAAGCGCGGTTGAACAGTCTGGTGCTGCTGACCACCGCCGCCGGTTATTACCTGGGCAGCGAAGGCGCTCTGGATGCCTGGGGATTGGCCCGGGCCTTGGGTGGCACGGGCCTGCTGGCCGGCGGCGCGGCGGTATTAAATCAATACCTCGAGCGCGAATTTGACGCCCGGATGACCCGCACCGCCCACCGCCCCTTACCGGCAGGCCGCGTAAAACCCGAAACCGCCCTTCTTCTTGGCGGGCTGTTGTCCTTGGCGGGGCTCGTCTATCTGGCCGCCGAAGTGAATTTGCTGACCGCCTTTTTAGGGGCGGTGACGCTGATTACCTATTTGTTCATCTACACCCCCCTTAAACGCCGCACCATCTGGAACACCGTGGTGGGCGCGGTGCCGGGCGCACTGCCGCCCGTGATGGGATGGGTGGCCGCCCAGGGACGGCTCGACTGGGGCGCGCTCGCCGTGTTTGCCATTTTGTTTTTCTGGCAGGTGCCGCACTTCCTGGCCATCGCCTGGTTGTACCGCGACGATTATGCGCGGGGGGGGTACGTTATGTTGCCGGTGGTGGACCCGCAGGGGGCCCGCACGGCCCGCCATGCCTTGCACTACACCGTCGCCATGACGACGGCCAGCATTTTCCCCTCCCTCCTCGGATTGACAGGCGGGCTGTATCTGGCCGGCGCCCTGTTCTTGGGCGCCTTGTTTCTGTCCGCCACGTTGTGGTTTGCGCGGCGGATGCATCGGACCTCGGCGCGCGCCTTGTTTCTGGCCAGCATTCTTTACCATCCGGTGCTAGTGGGGCTTATGGTGTGGGACAAGATTTAA
- a CDS encoding COX15/CtaA family protein — protein sequence MVHAPATPVHTTGLNRFAWVTALATLGLIGMGGLVTSHGVGMAVPDWPTTYGYNMFLFPISQWVGGIFYEHTHRLWASGVGLLTTILAVWMWVHRTQHLSRKLLRGLGVLAFVGVSVQGVLGGLRVTLIKDELGIVHGTLAQLFLVLVFAIALYTSRWWPRIVQTRDRQPWEAHRWWLTLLAAMTLLQLVLGATMRHQHAGLAVPDFPLAYGKLWPPTDPQFLETINQTRLDTRDYNPITAAHIYLHMAHRGLALALFAGVCALAWRLRQRVGSGHLLTVWAYGWVALVFAQALLGAGTVWSNKAADIATLHVVMGAVLLVYASLLALVSWRLARAPVTQVVPVRQPDAVKVAMA from the coding sequence ATGGTGCATGCGCCCGCAACGCCCGTCCACACGACCGGGCTGAATCGGTTTGCCTGGGTGACCGCTCTGGCCACCCTGGGCTTGATTGGCATGGGAGGACTGGTGACCAGCCACGGCGTGGGCATGGCGGTTCCTGACTGGCCCACCACCTATGGCTATAACATGTTCCTTTTCCCCATCTCCCAATGGGTGGGCGGGATTTTTTACGAGCATACCCATCGGTTATGGGCCTCCGGGGTGGGGTTGCTGACAACGATCCTGGCGGTGTGGATGTGGGTGCATCGCACCCAACATCTCTCCCGCAAACTTCTGCGCGGCTTGGGCGTGCTGGCCTTTGTTGGCGTCTCGGTGCAAGGCGTCCTCGGCGGCTTGCGGGTGACGCTGATCAAGGATGAACTTGGCATTGTCCACGGCACGCTGGCCCAGCTCTTCCTCGTGTTGGTTTTCGCCATCGCCCTCTACACCTCGCGCTGGTGGCCGCGCATCGTGCAAACCCGCGACCGGCAGCCCTGGGAGGCGCATCGCTGGTGGCTGACCCTGCTGGCCGCCATGACGCTGCTGCAGTTGGTGCTGGGCGCCACCATGCGCCATCAGCACGCAGGGCTGGCGGTGCCCGACTTTCCGCTGGCCTATGGCAAACTTTGGCCACCCACCGATCCTCAATTCCTGGAGACCATCAATCAAACCCGGCTGGATACGCGCGATTACAACCCCATCACGGCCGCCCACATTTATCTGCACATGGCTCATCGCGGCCTGGCCCTGGCTCTGTTCGCGGGAGTGTGTGCGCTAGCCTGGCGCCTGCGGCAACGGGTGGGTTCAGGACACCTTTTGACCGTCTGGGCCTATGGCTGGGTGGCCCTCGTTTTTGCGCAGGCTCTTCTGGGAGCCGGCACCGTCTGGAGCAACAAGGCGGCGGACATCGCCACCCTCCATGTGGTGATGGGCGCCGTGCTGCTGGTGTACGCCAGCCTGCTTGCCCTCGTTTCCTGGCGGTTGGCCCGGGCGCCGGTGACGCAAGTCGTACCTGTCCGGCAGCCAGATGCAGTCAAGGTGGCCATGGCATGA
- a CDS encoding DUF4038 domain-containing protein, with protein MRPHSKWTRSAPAGWRSGLGVWLLAGVLSWLTAAPRQPLVPQWGKLELSFTSSKVYTNPVQEAALMAILVSPKGERMRVPGFWDGGRTWRVRFMPRIPGVWTWQTECTDTANRGLHGVAGGFVCTAARSGVGNRFSQHGPIRVSPDGRYLVHDDMTPFFWLADTAWNGPLKATDAEWAYYLQTRAQQKFTAVQWMTTQWRAAPDGNREGELAYTGRERIAINPGFFQKLDRRVEAMNKAGLLSVPVLLWAIQGGSNPQINPGVSLPEDQAVLLARYMVARWQADAVVWILNGDGDYRGEKAARWQRIGRQVFGDIAHAPVTCHPGGRIWVRQEFIQEPWYDIVGYQSGHNDRDDNLRWITSGPAAQEWRLPPFKPFISLEAPYENHGGGAAGAMSADVVRRAHYWSLLNAPTAGITYGGHGIWGWDDGTRPPVDHPNSGTPLPWREALRMPGAQQMTVLADFFQSIDFWRLRPAPEILAVQPGLTAARRFIAAARSERNDLLLIYIPEDRIVELQLSALTGMRGSPVLTWVNPRNGERRAAVAVLGATTCQVPTPEPGDWLLLVTTQP; from the coding sequence ATGAGACCGCATTCAAAGTGGACAAGGAGCGCCCCTGCCGGATGGCGAAGCGGGTTGGGGGTGTGGCTTTTGGCCGGGGTGCTGAGCTGGCTAACGGCCGCCCCGCGGCAGCCGCTGGTGCCGCAATGGGGCAAGTTGGAGCTAAGTTTTACCAGCAGCAAGGTTTACACCAACCCCGTGCAGGAGGCTGCCCTGATGGCCATCTTGGTATCGCCGAAGGGGGAGCGGATGCGCGTGCCCGGCTTTTGGGATGGCGGCCGGACTTGGCGGGTGCGTTTCATGCCGCGCATCCCCGGGGTCTGGACGTGGCAAACCGAGTGCACTGATACGGCCAACCGCGGATTACACGGGGTGGCCGGCGGTTTTGTTTGCACCGCGGCACGAAGTGGCGTTGGGAATCGTTTCAGCCAGCACGGTCCCATCCGGGTTTCACCGGATGGCCGTTACCTGGTGCATGACGACATGACGCCGTTTTTCTGGCTGGCGGATACGGCGTGGAATGGACCCTTGAAAGCCACTGATGCGGAATGGGCTTATTACTTGCAGACGCGTGCCCAACAGAAATTCACCGCCGTCCAGTGGATGACCACGCAATGGCGGGCGGCGCCGGACGGCAACCGTGAGGGCGAGCTGGCCTACACTGGGCGGGAGCGCATTGCCATCAACCCGGGCTTTTTTCAGAAATTGGACCGGCGTGTCGAGGCTATGAACAAGGCCGGCCTGCTGAGCGTGCCCGTGCTGTTGTGGGCCATCCAAGGCGGCTCCAACCCGCAAATCAATCCGGGGGTGTCCCTGCCGGAAGATCAGGCGGTGCTGCTGGCCCGTTACATGGTGGCCCGGTGGCAGGCGGATGCGGTAGTGTGGATTCTCAATGGCGACGGCGATTACCGGGGGGAGAAGGCGGCGCGGTGGCAGCGGATTGGCCGGCAGGTGTTTGGCGACATTGCCCATGCGCCGGTGACGTGTCATCCGGGCGGGCGGATATGGGTGCGGCAGGAATTCATTCAGGAGCCCTGGTACGACATCGTGGGTTATCAAAGCGGGCATAATGACCGCGATGACAATCTGCGCTGGATCACCAGCGGGCCGGCGGCGCAGGAGTGGCGTCTGCCGCCGTTCAAGCCGTTCATCAGCCTGGAGGCCCCGTACGAGAATCACGGTGGCGGCGCGGCGGGTGCCATGAGCGCGGACGTGGTGCGCCGGGCACATTATTGGTCGCTTTTGAATGCCCCCACCGCCGGCATCACTTATGGCGGCCATGGCATTTGGGGATGGGACGACGGCACCCGGCCGCCGGTGGATCATCCCAATTCGGGCACGCCGCTGCCGTGGCGCGAGGCGTTGCGGATGCCTGGCGCGCAGCAGATGACCGTGCTGGCGGATTTTTTCCAGAGCATTGATTTTTGGCGGCTGCGGCCGGCACCGGAAATCCTGGCGGTACAGCCCGGTTTGACGGCGGCCCGGCGTTTTATTGCCGCAGCGCGTTCCGAGCGCAACGATTTGCTGCTGATTTACATTCCGGAAGATCGCATCGTGGAGCTGCAGCTCTCCGCCCTGACCGGCATGCGAGGCTCGCCTGTGCTCACGTGGGTCAATCCGCGGAATGGCGAGCGGCGGGCCGCGGTGGCTGTGTTGGGCGCCACGACGTGCCAGGTGCCCACCCCGGAGCCGGGGGACTGGCTGTTGCTGGTGACCACGCAGCCGTGA
- a CDS encoding bacteriohemerythrin — MKLSLGAKIAAGFAGVVLLGLIVGGLGYYNLSRTSAALEQVAQERMAGVQALGNLAHHADVLEARLSELLNPDIPTAAAKAAMEQILASRKQLREEVERFAALPRTAEEEALWRQWQAQDKVYEQHLQECLQLAEQWVALDLGNPHLLMANINRFIGDHYSVEMRLMERMYEEHAFTNVTDHTTCNFGRWLAQFKTSNAEAQQILAAVGQPHQQFHASVRRILSLVEAKDEANALSARAYDLEKAVSSTFEQLTRLQQMAERAVALQRQLAETFHTRCQPAQSAALASLQQLQTLNHQLSRAAAEKAIAQAGVARTVAVAAPLLALVVGALLAWGITRMVTQPLRQGMQLATRMATGDLTQTLAVQRSDELGAWAQAMNSMVIGLRKSLKQVAENSAAVAGTARELSTTNQQVSANAEETSSQAQVVASASEQISKSVSTVATAAEEMSASIKEIARQAVDAAKVAGEAARMAEATNQTIARLGASSTDIAEVVQVINTIAAQTNLLALNATIEAARAGEAGKGFAVVAHEVKELARQTAQATEQIGRKIAAIQNDASASVQAIQGISEVIRKIDQIQTVIASAVEQQAATTNEITRNASEAARGSQEIARNIAGVSQAARDTSQAVTGAAAATMELARLASQLQQVVQRFKLDLATAGAVTTSEPVAAAGDGATLLVWDAKTMATGVPEVDAQHQELIARLNGLQEAIRRGAGPAEVKPMLQFLGEYARKHFGEEEAIMAQRRCPAHQVNKAAHRRFLEQFQRLVQQYETQGASLAVLNQLGEITDQWLVSHILKVDTQLRQCSHGGPCREHGNGNGHVHEPLEPLGAARH, encoded by the coding sequence ATGAAATTAAGTTTAGGCGCCAAAATAGCCGCCGGCTTCGCCGGGGTGGTCCTCCTTGGATTAATCGTGGGGGGGTTGGGTTATTATAATTTGTCGCGGACCTCTGCCGCGCTGGAGCAGGTGGCCCAGGAGCGCATGGCCGGGGTGCAGGCCCTGGGCAATCTGGCCCACCATGCCGATGTGTTGGAGGCCAGGCTGTCCGAATTGTTGAACCCGGACATTCCGACTGCAGCAGCCAAGGCGGCCATGGAGCAGATTTTGGCCAGCCGCAAGCAACTGCGGGAAGAGGTGGAACGTTTTGCCGCCCTGCCACGCACGGCCGAGGAGGAGGCACTGTGGCGGCAATGGCAGGCGCAGGACAAGGTGTACGAGCAACACCTGCAGGAGTGTTTGCAACTGGCGGAGCAATGGGTGGCCCTGGATTTGGGGAATCCGCATCTTTTGATGGCCAACATCAACCGCTTCATTGGGGATCACTACAGCGTGGAAATGCGGCTCATGGAGCGCATGTATGAAGAGCATGCGTTCACCAACGTTACGGATCATACCACCTGCAATTTTGGCCGCTGGCTGGCCCAGTTCAAGACTTCCAATGCCGAGGCGCAACAAATCCTGGCCGCGGTGGGGCAACCGCATCAACAATTTCATGCAAGCGTGCGCCGGATTCTTTCCCTTGTGGAAGCCAAAGATGAGGCCAATGCCCTGAGTGCGCGGGCCTATGATTTGGAGAAGGCGGTCTCCAGCACCTTCGAACAACTTACCCGGTTGCAGCAGATGGCCGAGCGGGCGGTGGCGCTGCAGCGGCAACTGGCGGAAACCTTCCATACGCGCTGCCAGCCGGCGCAATCCGCGGCGCTGGCCTCCTTGCAGCAACTGCAAACGCTCAATCATCAGCTCAGCCGCGCGGCGGCGGAGAAGGCCATCGCCCAGGCCGGCGTGGCCCGGACGGTGGCGGTGGCGGCGCCGCTCCTGGCCCTGGTGGTGGGGGCATTGCTGGCGTGGGGCATCACGCGGATGGTGACGCAGCCGTTGCGGCAGGGCATGCAACTGGCCACGCGCATGGCTACAGGGGATTTGACCCAGACGCTGGCGGTGCAGCGCTCGGATGAATTGGGGGCCTGGGCGCAGGCGATGAATTCGATGGTGATCGGGCTGCGCAAGAGTCTGAAACAGGTGGCCGAGAACTCGGCGGCCGTGGCCGGCACCGCCCGGGAGCTGAGCACCACCAACCAGCAGGTCAGCGCCAACGCGGAGGAGACTTCCTCCCAGGCGCAGGTGGTGGCCAGCGCGTCAGAGCAAATCAGCAAGAGCGTGTCCACCGTGGCCACGGCAGCCGAGGAGATGAGCGCCAGCATCAAGGAAATTGCCCGGCAGGCGGTGGACGCCGCCAAGGTGGCAGGCGAGGCCGCGCGGATGGCGGAGGCCACCAACCAGACCATTGCCCGGCTGGGGGCCAGCAGCACGGACATTGCCGAGGTGGTGCAGGTGATCAACACCATTGCCGCGCAGACCAATTTGCTGGCGCTCAATGCCACGATTGAAGCGGCCCGCGCCGGCGAGGCGGGCAAGGGCTTTGCGGTGGTGGCCCACGAGGTCAAGGAGCTGGCGCGGCAGACGGCGCAGGCCACCGAGCAGATCGGCCGCAAAATCGCGGCGATTCAAAACGATGCCAGCGCGTCGGTGCAGGCCATTCAGGGCATCAGCGAGGTGATCCGGAAGATTGACCAGATTCAAACCGTGATCGCCAGCGCGGTGGAGCAGCAGGCGGCCACCACCAATGAGATTACGCGCAATGCCAGCGAGGCGGCGCGCGGCAGCCAGGAGATTGCCCGCAACATCGCCGGTGTTTCCCAGGCGGCGCGCGACACCTCCCAGGCGGTGACCGGGGCGGCCGCCGCCACCATGGAGCTGGCCCGTCTGGCCAGCCAGTTGCAGCAGGTGGTGCAGCGGTTCAAGCTCGACCTGGCCACGGCGGGGGCGGTGACGACGAGCGAGCCGGTTGCTGCGGCAGGCGATGGGGCAACCTTGCTGGTGTGGGACGCCAAAACCATGGCCACGGGCGTGCCGGAGGTGGATGCGCAGCATCAGGAATTGATTGCGCGTTTGAATGGCCTGCAGGAGGCCATCCGCCGCGGCGCCGGCCCGGCGGAGGTCAAGCCCATGTTGCAGTTCCTGGGCGAGTATGCCCGGAAACATTTTGGCGAGGAGGAGGCGATCATGGCGCAGCGGCGCTGCCCGGCCCATCAAGTCAACAAGGCGGCCCACCGCCGCTTTCTGGAACAATTCCAGCGGCTGGTGCAGCAGTATGAAACCCAGGGCGCCAGCCTGGCGGTGCTCAACCAGTTGGGGGAAATTACCGATCAGTGGCTGGTCAGCCACATCCTGAAGGTGGATACCCAGTTGCGCCAATGCAGCCACGGCGGGCCCTGCCGTGAACACGGCAACGGCAACGGCCATGTCCACGAGCCTCTGGAGCCTTTAGGGGCGGCCCGCCATTGA
- a CDS encoding type III pantothenate kinase — MKPLLLLADIGNTHTHLGLANDRRVLRAQDVPTRALGEPLARQTLQQLIGKHPVAGVCVCSVVPAATPRLRALAAAAGLQQVLELNHQTLRGVGIRYPRPQTIGADRLANALAAKILVGAPVVVVDFGTAVTFDVVDRQGDYIGGIIAPGLAAMTDYLHEKTALLPRITIRDVRRVVGKNTEEAMRIGAVHGYRGLVRELIGELKNELACRRLPVVATGGYAALIARGLPAIQCVIPHLTLEGLRLAWLAHHPSMAGRP, encoded by the coding sequence ATGAAACCCCTGCTGCTGCTGGCCGACATCGGCAACACTCACACCCACCTGGGACTGGCCAATGACCGGCGGGTTTTGCGCGCCCAGGATGTGCCCACCCGCGCCTTGGGCGAGCCTCTCGCCCGCCAAACCCTCCAACAACTCATCGGCAAACACCCCGTGGCGGGCGTCTGCGTGTGCAGCGTCGTCCCTGCGGCCACGCCCCGGTTGCGCGCGTTGGCGGCCGCTGCCGGCTTGCAGCAGGTGCTCGAGCTGAATCACCAAACTCTGCGCGGCGTGGGCATTCGCTACCCGCGCCCGCAAACCATCGGCGCTGATCGCCTCGCCAATGCGCTGGCCGCCAAAATCCTGGTGGGCGCCCCCGTGGTGGTGGTGGACTTTGGCACCGCCGTCACGTTTGATGTGGTGGACCGGCAGGGCGACTACATCGGCGGCATCATCGCTCCCGGCCTGGCGGCCATGACCGATTATCTACACGAAAAAACCGCGCTGCTCCCGCGCATCACCATCCGCGATGTCCGCCGGGTGGTGGGCAAAAACACCGAAGAAGCCATGCGGATTGGCGCGGTGCATGGTTACCGGGGATTGGTGCGCGAATTGATTGGTGAACTCAAAAACGAGCTGGCCTGCCGCCGCCTGCCGGTGGTGGCCACGGGCGGTTATGCCGCGCTCATCGCGCGCGGGCTGCCAGCCATCCAGTGCGTCATTCCCCACCTTACGCTCGAAGGTCTCCGGCTCGCCTGGCTGGCGCACCACCCTTCAATGGCGGGCCGCCCCTAA
- a CDS encoding biotin--[acetyl-CoA-carboxylase] ligase, translated as MSRSDSVLDTAILTALRQAREGSVSGADLAQRLQVTRAAIWARIEALRELGFDIEASPHHGYRLLSAPDKLYGDDLKSRLGQTLVVGREIRVFQETSSTNDLADRLARDGVEEGLVVFAEKQSRGRGRMGRIWASPPGLGLWFSVVLRPRLAPQAATQLTIAAATAARRAIHRVTGLEPDIKWPNDLLLDGRKTAGILTEMGAELDKIKYLIIGIGVNVNLAAADFPPELRRIATSLRQALGRAIPRPELAAQLLRELDVDYARVTAGQFEAVAEEWSRHCRTLGQRVAIIQGERRLEGRAEGLDHDGALLLRNARGRLERVIGGDVMLDS; from the coding sequence ATGAGCCGCAGTGATTCCGTCCTGGATACCGCCATTCTCACCGCCCTGCGTCAGGCCCGCGAAGGCTCGGTGTCCGGTGCCGATCTGGCGCAACGCCTCCAGGTCACCCGCGCCGCCATCTGGGCGCGCATTGAAGCCCTGCGCGAACTGGGCTTCGACATCGAGGCCAGCCCCCACCACGGCTACCGCCTGTTAAGCGCGCCGGACAAATTATACGGCGACGACTTAAAATCGCGGCTGGGGCAAACACTCGTGGTGGGGCGCGAAATCCGCGTCTTTCAGGAGACCAGCTCCACCAATGACCTGGCCGACCGCCTCGCCCGTGACGGCGTCGAAGAGGGCCTGGTGGTGTTTGCCGAGAAACAAAGCCGCGGCCGCGGCCGCATGGGGCGCATCTGGGCCTCTCCGCCGGGGCTGGGCTTGTGGTTTTCCGTGGTCTTGCGGCCGCGGCTCGCCCCCCAGGCGGCTACCCAGCTCACCATCGCCGCCGCCACGGCAGCCCGCCGGGCCATTCATCGCGTCACCGGCCTGGAGCCGGACATCAAATGGCCCAATGACCTCCTCCTGGACGGTCGCAAAACCGCCGGCATCCTCACGGAAATGGGGGCTGAACTGGACAAAATCAAATACCTCATCATCGGCATCGGCGTGAACGTGAACCTGGCAGCCGCCGATTTTCCCCCGGAGCTGCGGCGCATCGCCACCTCCCTGCGGCAGGCCCTGGGCCGGGCCATTCCCCGGCCGGAACTGGCCGCGCAGTTGCTGCGCGAGCTGGACGTGGATTATGCGCGAGTCACCGCCGGGCAGTTTGAGGCGGTGGCCGAGGAATGGAGCCGCCATTGCCGCACGCTCGGCCAGCGCGTGGCCATCATCCAGGGCGAGCGCCGCCTTGAAGGCCGCGCCGAAGGCCTGGACCACGATGGCGCGCTTTTGCTGCGCAACGCCCGGGGCCGGCTGGAGCGCGTCATCGGCGGCGATGTGATGCTCGATTCGTGA